The following are encoded in a window of Methanothrix sp. genomic DNA:
- the nifU gene encoding Fe-S cluster assembly scaffold protein NifU, translating into MTQQTGYSKKVMEHFMNPRNVGVIEDPDGYGRVGNPVCGDLMEIFIKVKDEKIEDIRFRTFGCGAAIATSSMITEMARGKSLEEAMRITRNDVADALDGLPPQKMHCSNLAADALHAAINDYLSKKQKH; encoded by the coding sequence ATGACTCAGCAGACTGGCTACAGCAAAAAGGTGATGGAGCACTTCATGAACCCAAGAAATGTTGGGGTCATAGAGGATCCCGACGGATACGGCAGAGTCGGAAATCCGGTTTGTGGGGACCTCATGGAGATCTTCATAAAGGTGAAGGATGAGAAAATAGAGGACATCAGGTTCAGGACTTTCGGCTGCGGGGCAGCAATCGCCACGAGCAGCATGATCACAGAGATGGCCAGAGGAAAGAGCCTGGAGGAGGCGATGAGGATAACAAGAAATGACGTGGCAGATGCTCTCGATGGCCTGCCTCCACAGAAGATGCACTGCTCCAACCTCGCGGCAGATGCGCTGCACGCAGCCATCAACGATTACCTCTCGAAAAAGCAAAAGCATTAA
- a CDS encoding phosphoribosyltransferase, translating to MPEERFDCQVVSWDEAYRLERELASRIKSSGYRPDLVIAIGRGGFVPARVVCDRLLHTQLTSIRIERWGVAAHQLEKATIRFPLSVDISNMRVLVIDDVTDTGDTLSAALEYLWSLGPADVKTGVLHHKVSSRVEPDYCSEIVQRWRWIVYPWAFHEEMLGFVERVLSGNPVGMKEIRLRLRMLYGIDISEPDLSDVLEDAIFTGRAEMTAGGYVRAEV from the coding sequence ATGCCCGAAGAGCGGTTTGATTGCCAGGTCGTATCATGGGATGAGGCCTACAGGCTGGAGCGGGAGCTTGCATCTCGTATAAAATCCTCCGGATACCGTCCGGATCTCGTGATCGCGATAGGTCGTGGCGGGTTCGTTCCCGCAAGGGTGGTCTGCGACCGCCTTCTGCACACGCAGCTCACAAGCATACGGATCGAGAGATGGGGGGTCGCGGCTCACCAGCTCGAAAAGGCCACGATACGCTTTCCGTTATCTGTGGACATTTCAAACATGAGGGTTCTTGTAATAGACGACGTGACCGACACTGGGGATACGCTGAGCGCCGCGCTGGAGTATCTCTGGAGCCTGGGGCCTGCTGATGTCAAAACAGGTGTCCTGCATCACAAGGTCTCCAGCAGGGTGGAGCCAGATTACTGCTCTGAGATCGTTCAGAGATGGAGGTGGATCGTATACCCATGGGCATTCCATGAGGAGATGCTCGGCTTTGTCGAGCGCGTTCTGTCAGGCAATCCTGTTGGGATGAAGGAGATACGCCTTCGTCTGAGGATGCTGTACGGGATAGATATAAGCGAGCCTGACCTCTCAGATGTGCTGGAAGACGCGATCTTCACAGGGAGGGCTGAGATGACTGCGGGGGGATACGTGAGGGCAGAGGTCTGA
- a CDS encoding HEAT repeat domain-containing protein has product MNSENPLMMLRSENYFESQRAAWELVGMGESAVPGLLEALDDPAPHVRYRAAWALGKIGDTKAVYALSRCLLSDVDRAVREWSAAALEAIGDPSAVPALVQAMRSDSARDVRLRAAAALRGLRAEAALIDLLNDTDPMVRGMAVTALARLKSRDALPAAADLLRDEDPEVRRRAAGFMGELAIEETEDLIAPLLGDEYLDVRVEAIKALGRIRTDRACDLVVSALSDDNPEIRLCAVTTLGEMANPKALNPLVDVMLSGDLEEIRAWAAWSLGEINDKRAIEPLRKVCSSDRFPEIVREKARASLVEVYGLNL; this is encoded by the coding sequence ATGAACAGCGAAAATCCCCTCATGATGCTCAGGAGCGAGAATTACTTTGAGAGCCAGAGGGCCGCATGGGAGCTTGTGGGTATGGGAGAGAGCGCGGTTCCCGGCCTTCTCGAGGCTCTTGATGATCCTGCACCCCATGTACGCTACAGAGCCGCATGGGCTCTCGGAAAGATTGGCGATACAAAGGCGGTTTACGCTCTATCGAGGTGCCTGCTCAGCGACGTGGACCGTGCGGTGAGAGAGTGGTCTGCAGCCGCGCTCGAGGCGATCGGCGATCCATCTGCAGTTCCGGCCCTCGTCCAGGCCATGAGATCCGATTCGGCGAGGGATGTGCGTTTGAGAGCTGCTGCAGCACTGCGCGGCCTGCGTGCTGAGGCTGCGCTCATAGATCTGCTGAATGACACAGATCCCATGGTGAGGGGCATGGCGGTCACAGCGCTCGCCAGGCTGAAGTCGAGGGATGCGCTCCCTGCAGCAGCAGATCTCCTGCGCGACGAGGATCCGGAGGTGAGGAGGAGAGCAGCTGGCTTCATGGGAGAGCTCGCGATCGAGGAGACAGAAGATCTCATCGCCCCGCTGCTCGGCGACGAGTATCTGGACGTCCGGGTTGAGGCGATTAAGGCTCTCGGGCGCATACGCACAGATCGTGCATGCGATCTTGTCGTCTCAGCTCTCAGCGACGATAACCCTGAGATACGGCTCTGTGCCGTGACAACGCTGGGCGAGATGGCGAATCCGAAAGCCCTCAATCCGCTCGTAGATGTCATGCTCAGCGGGGATCTGGAGGAGATCAGGGCATGGGCTGCATGGTCTCTCGGAGAGATAAACGATAAGAGGGCCATAGAGCCTCTCAGGAAAGTCTGCAGCTCAGACCGGTTCCCGGAGATCGTCAGGGAAAAGGCCAGAGCATCGCTGGTAGAGGTTTATGGCCTGAATCTCTGA
- a CDS encoding NAD(P)/FAD-dependent oxidoreductase, whose protein sequence is MSKDILEKGAIVQRDKETYAIAPHIPGGIIDPATLRKIADVAEKYNAKVLKLTSAQRIAIVGIRPEDIDNAWKDLGMSPGHAIGMCVRSVKICPGTTFCKRGQQDSVGVGLKLDERYHGYQLPWKFKMGVSGCVNSCAEPWIKDIGLIGTSKGWRVVVGGCAGAKPRIAQVLAENLNDEEAIDLVDRIINYYKAHAKKQRLGEFIEEIGFERFKGEVLGS, encoded by the coding sequence TTGTCCAAGGACATATTGGAGAAGGGTGCAATTGTGCAGCGCGACAAGGAGACATACGCCATAGCTCCTCACATACCTGGAGGCATAATCGACCCGGCCACGCTGAGAAAGATAGCAGACGTTGCTGAGAAGTACAACGCAAAGGTGCTGAAGCTCACTTCTGCTCAGAGGATAGCGATAGTTGGCATCAGGCCTGAGGATATAGACAATGCCTGGAAGGATCTCGGCATGAGTCCTGGCCATGCCATAGGGATGTGTGTGCGGAGCGTCAAGATATGCCCGGGCACGACGTTCTGCAAGAGGGGGCAGCAGGACTCTGTTGGAGTCGGGTTGAAGCTAGACGAGAGGTACCATGGGTATCAGCTCCCCTGGAAGTTCAAGATGGGCGTCTCGGGGTGCGTCAACTCATGCGCCGAGCCCTGGATCAAGGATATCGGGCTCATAGGCACATCGAAGGGCTGGCGTGTCGTCGTCGGAGGGTGCGCCGGCGCAAAGCCGCGGATCGCGCAGGTTCTGGCAGAGAACCTGAACGACGAGGAGGCGATAGATCTCGTGGACAGGATCATCAACTACTACAAGGCGCATGCAAAGAAGCAGCGCCTGGGGGAGTTCATCGAGGAGATCGGCTTCGAGAGGTTCAAGGGCGAGGTGCTGGGATCCTGA
- the lysA gene encoding diaminopimelate decarboxylase, which produces MFGGKDHIQIVNGHLHISGADTVEIARRFGTPVYVTSEDRLRENIRRYHRAFPDADKYFAVKANGNISIIRILAHEGAGADVFSAGELYLARLAGVPRERILFNGNSKRDDELRMAATAGVRVSVDSEEELESLSRIASEVGKSVEVLFRVNPDISVKTHPKIATGLRSSKFGIPAQSVRSMYEKAMQMDGVKPIGLHCHIGSQILDVSPFSEAAARMMDLVGEIAGIGGDVKILDLGGGLGIQYDPAASPAPSPEDLANAILPVIERRSEELGVKMKLILEPGRSIVADTTVLLTRVNVVKRAHVTFVGVDAGFNVLARPMLYDAYHHIVVANRADAEISERYTVVGPICESGDVLARERALPVVKRGDILAFLDAGAYGFSMSSQYNGQPRPAEVLVHSGDVELIRKAEDISALLACQIIPPRLM; this is translated from the coding sequence ATGTTTGGAGGCAAGGATCACATCCAGATTGTCAACGGGCATCTCCACATCTCAGGCGCTGACACAGTCGAGATAGCGAGGCGGTTTGGCACTCCAGTTTACGTGACCTCAGAGGATCGTCTCAGAGAGAACATTCGGAGGTATCACAGAGCTTTTCCGGATGCTGATAAGTACTTCGCTGTGAAGGCGAATGGCAACATATCGATAATAAGAATTCTCGCACATGAGGGGGCGGGGGCGGATGTCTTCTCCGCGGGAGAGCTCTACCTCGCAAGGCTCGCAGGCGTCCCCAGGGAGAGGATACTCTTCAACGGGAACTCCAAGAGGGATGATGAGCTCAGGATGGCTGCGACCGCAGGGGTTCGGGTATCTGTTGACTCTGAGGAGGAGCTGGAGAGCCTGAGCAGGATTGCATCAGAGGTGGGTAAGAGCGTCGAGGTCCTCTTCAGGGTCAACCCAGATATCTCGGTGAAGACGCATCCGAAGATAGCCACGGGTCTGAGAAGCTCCAAGTTCGGCATACCTGCGCAGTCTGTGAGGAGCATGTACGAAAAGGCGATGCAGATGGATGGGGTGAAGCCGATCGGTCTACACTGCCACATAGGCTCCCAGATACTCGATGTATCGCCTTTTTCAGAGGCAGCTGCCAGGATGATGGACCTGGTGGGTGAGATCGCTGGTATCGGTGGTGATGTGAAGATACTGGATCTAGGTGGAGGCCTGGGGATACAGTACGATCCTGCGGCATCTCCCGCGCCATCTCCTGAGGATCTCGCGAATGCCATACTCCCTGTGATCGAGAGAAGATCGGAGGAGCTTGGTGTTAAGATGAAGTTGATTCTGGAGCCCGGGAGGAGCATCGTCGCGGATACCACTGTATTGCTCACGAGGGTGAATGTTGTCAAAAGGGCGCACGTCACATTTGTGGGTGTTGATGCAGGTTTCAATGTCCTCGCACGGCCGATGCTCTACGACGCCTATCATCACATTGTCGTGGCGAACAGGGCAGATGCCGAGATCTCGGAGAGGTACACTGTTGTGGGGCCGATATGCGAGAGCGGAGACGTCCTCGCGCGTGAAAGAGCGCTTCCTGTGGTGAAGAGGGGCGACATCCTGGCGTTTCTCGATGCAGGAGCATACGGGTTCTCGATGTCATCTCAGTACAACGGCCAGCCGCGGCCTGCAGAGGTTCTGGTCCACAGCGGAGATGTGGAGCTCATAAGAAAGGCAGAGGACATCAGCGCGCTTCTCGCCTGCCAGATCATACCGCCGAGGCTGATGTGA
- a CDS encoding alkaline phosphatase family protein — MKTISNQNIMRTVSQTDIAPSIARSLGFQLPNPDGRPIDEIERWRCRGAILIIVDSLGYELYRSFLPHLRHMREIAASGFLFRAIHVSDHTSPAIASILSGLTPEHHGIYDTESAKRSPILSIPEMASSAGLRSAVIMEKGGAEVYDGLIEYIGAVPRTLPPDEFDHHICQLTIEALSMDPDLVVSYFIGLDKAAHNGLHLDGFVKAAVSIDAHIGEIFRRAGSKTMMVIVGDHPVHAGHMKSDDDQNVALIIGRKM; from the coding sequence GTGAAGACAATCTCAAACCAGAACATCATGAGAACTGTGAGCCAGACAGACATCGCGCCGAGCATAGCGCGATCGCTTGGATTTCAGCTCCCAAATCCGGATGGCAGGCCAATAGATGAGATCGAGCGGTGGAGATGCCGGGGGGCGATTCTGATAATAGTCGACAGTCTAGGGTATGAGCTTTACAGATCATTTCTGCCGCACCTGAGGCACATGAGGGAGATCGCTGCCTCGGGCTTCCTCTTCAGAGCTATTCACGTCTCGGATCACACCTCTCCTGCCATAGCATCAATACTCAGCGGGCTCACGCCAGAGCATCACGGCATATACGATACAGAGAGCGCCAAGAGATCGCCGATTCTGAGCATACCTGAGATGGCGAGCTCAGCCGGTCTCAGATCCGCGGTAATAATGGAGAAGGGTGGCGCAGAGGTCTACGACGGGCTGATAGAGTACATAGGAGCTGTACCGAGAACACTACCACCAGATGAGTTTGATCATCATATCTGCCAGCTCACCATCGAGGCGCTATCCATGGATCCGGATCTCGTTGTATCATACTTCATAGGTCTGGATAAGGCTGCGCACAACGGTCTGCATCTCGATGGGTTCGTTAAAGCTGCCGTCTCCATAGACGCCCACATAGGAGAGATATTCAGAAGAGCTGGCTCAAAGACAATGATGGTGATCGTCGGAGATCATCCGGTTCACGCCGGGCATATGAAGAGTGATGACGACCAGAATGTGGCTTTGATAATTGGAAGGAAGATGTGA
- a CDS encoding non-histone chromosomal MC1 family protein has product MAEKKSEKRNFALRDAEGNEIGVFSGKQPRQAALKAANRGFTDIRLRERGTKKVHIFKGWRTQVPKPPNAPAWMPDMIWKPNVKKIGIEKLDKI; this is encoded by the coding sequence ATGGCTGAAAAAAAGTCTGAGAAAAGGAACTTCGCATTGAGGGATGCCGAAGGAAACGAGATCGGTGTCTTCAGCGGGAAGCAGCCGAGGCAGGCGGCGCTCAAGGCTGCCAACAGAGGGTTCACGGATATCAGGCTGAGGGAGAGAGGAACGAAGAAGGTCCACATCTTCAAGGGCTGGAGAACACAGGTGCCGAAGCCGCCCAATGCGCCCGCGTGGATGCCGGACATGATCTGGAAGCCGAACGTCAAAAAGATCGGCATAGAGAAGCTGGATAAGATTTAA
- the mscL gene encoding large-conductance mechanosensitive channel protein MscL: protein MVIFVGFIDEFKEFAVKGNAVDMAVGIIIGAAFGAIVNSLVKDIIMPPLGLILGRVNFTDLFIALDGKAYPSLAAAQAAGAPTINYGLFINTIINFIIVALAIFIVIRRINAMKKAPAPPEPNTKECPYCRETIPLAAVKCPYCTSDLKT from the coding sequence ATGGTGATCTTTGTGGGGTTTATTGATGAGTTCAAGGAGTTCGCGGTGAAGGGCAACGCCGTGGACATGGCAGTGGGCATAATAATCGGAGCGGCCTTCGGGGCGATCGTCAACTCGCTTGTCAAGGACATAATAATGCCGCCGCTGGGGCTCATCCTGGGAAGGGTGAACTTCACGGATCTGTTCATAGCTCTGGACGGAAAGGCATATCCATCTCTGGCAGCAGCCCAGGCGGCTGGCGCTCCGACCATAAACTATGGTCTGTTCATAAACACTATAATAAACTTCATAATAGTGGCGCTGGCCATATTCATCGTCATAAGACGCATCAATGCCATGAAGAAGGCGCCAGCCCCGCCTGAGCCGAACACGAAGGAGTGCCCGTACTGCAGGGAGACCATACCTCTGGCAGCTGTAAAATGCCCGTACTGCACGTCCGATCTTAAAACGTGA
- the larA gene encoding nickel-dependent lactate racemase produces the protein MLLGYGNSSIRLELKDGWEVLKPNELPPAHDGEIERALDSPIGAGLEDLSGRSAAVIVSDITRPSPSHRILPPLVRRLKGIGVKDLRVVFALGTHRRMTEDEVRHLLRGCVRLPHFQHDTSRCVHLGETSRGTPVEIFDLVESSDLVIGTGNIEYHYYAGYSGGAKALLPGVSSERSIHRNHMMMREPRARSGFLDSPVRQDMEEAAEIAGLDLILNVVLNSRKEIVSAVAGDYIKAHRAGAAVVDRMYLREVKPAEVVITCAGGRPKDINLYQAVKALENAKGAAAPGGTIILLAECAEGLGDRVFERWVRECSTPEECVERFAREYEFGGHKAAYIAELALRNNLVLVSSIPRDVAERCFFTPVRSIEKALELAWSTHGRDARTVLIPHGDLTLTRAMQ, from the coding sequence ATGCTTCTCGGCTATGGAAATTCATCTATCAGGCTTGAGCTGAAGGATGGCTGGGAGGTTCTCAAGCCGAACGAGCTGCCTCCGGCGCATGATGGTGAGATAGAGAGAGCTCTGGACTCGCCCATTGGCGCCGGCCTGGAGGATCTCTCTGGCAGGAGTGCAGCGGTGATCGTGAGCGACATCACCCGACCATCTCCGAGCCACAGGATACTTCCGCCCCTCGTGCGCAGGCTTAAGGGAATAGGGGTGAAGGACCTCAGGGTTGTTTTTGCCCTTGGGACACACCGGCGCATGACCGAGGATGAGGTCAGGCATCTTCTGCGCGGATGTGTGAGACTTCCGCATTTCCAGCATGATACATCGAGATGCGTGCATCTTGGTGAGACCAGCCGCGGCACGCCGGTCGAGATCTTCGATCTGGTGGAGTCCTCAGATCTAGTGATAGGCACAGGCAACATAGAGTACCATTATTACGCCGGCTACAGCGGTGGTGCGAAGGCTCTTCTTCCAGGAGTATCATCTGAGAGATCCATACACCGCAACCACATGATGATGAGGGAGCCAAGGGCTCGCTCTGGATTTCTTGACAGCCCTGTGAGGCAGGACATGGAGGAGGCTGCAGAAATAGCAGGGCTCGATCTGATACTCAATGTGGTGCTGAACAGCAGAAAGGAGATCGTCTCAGCTGTGGCTGGCGATTACATAAAGGCGCATCGCGCAGGCGCAGCGGTTGTGGACAGGATGTACCTGCGGGAGGTGAAGCCCGCGGAGGTAGTCATAACATGCGCAGGAGGCAGGCCGAAGGACATCAACCTCTACCAGGCTGTGAAGGCGCTGGAGAATGCAAAGGGCGCTGCAGCTCCTGGAGGGACCATCATCCTCCTGGCAGAGTGCGCCGAGGGTCTGGGCGACAGGGTATTCGAAAGGTGGGTGAGGGAATGTTCCACGCCAGAGGAGTGTGTTGAGCGCTTTGCGAGAGAGTACGAGTTTGGGGGGCACAAGGCAGCTTACATCGCAGAGCTGGCCCTCAGGAACAACCTTGTTCTGGTATCATCGATACCCAGAGACGTGGCTGAAAGGTGCTTCTTCACGCCAGTGAGAAGCATTGAGAAGGCGCTGGAGCTGGCATGGAGCACGCATGGGAGGGATGCCAGGACTGTGCTGATCCCCCATGGAGACCTCACGCTGACAAGGGCGATGCAGTAA
- a CDS encoding rubrerythrin family protein, with translation MGEKMSKTEEYLKEAFAGESQANRKYLAFAEKAEKEGYLQVARLFRAAAEAETVHAMNHLRALNAIRSTRENLEEAVAGETHEFKDMYPEMLKTAKDEGKRAAEISFRYANEVEKVHAELYREALAKLGESKEEYPYFVCPVCGMTVGREPPERCPICGAKGSSFRRID, from the coding sequence TTGGGTGAGAAAATGTCCAAGACAGAGGAGTATCTGAAGGAGGCGTTTGCCGGAGAGTCGCAGGCGAACAGGAAGTACCTGGCATTTGCTGAGAAGGCAGAGAAGGAAGGGTATCTGCAGGTTGCCAGGCTCTTCCGGGCTGCAGCCGAGGCTGAAACAGTCCATGCGATGAACCATCTAAGAGCGCTGAACGCCATACGCTCAACGAGGGAGAATCTCGAGGAGGCAGTGGCAGGCGAGACGCATGAGTTCAAGGATATGTACCCGGAGATGCTGAAGACCGCGAAGGATGAGGGAAAGAGGGCAGCTGAGATATCGTTCCGCTACGCAAACGAGGTGGAGAAGGTCCATGCGGAACTCTACAGGGAAGCACTGGCAAAGCTGGGCGAGTCAAAGGAGGAGTATCCCTACTTCGTATGCCCGGTATGCGGGATGACCGTCGGAAGGGAGCCTCCGGAGAGATGCCCCATCTGCGGAGCCAAGGGCTCGTCATTCAGGCGAATAGACTGA
- a CDS encoding YkgJ family cysteine cluster protein: MTTPREIAIKLIEATSMLGDPRAEDPLVPALSQADYYRIACHMLFVCRRCGTCCTTGDPIKLREDDIRRIARHLRITPSRAMKRYAARRVSETGKSFLAMKHTRPCRFYDPSAKGCRIYEARPWSCRIFPFLGIYGSEDAVKVHTSCPGSIEAVRALTQALSELKESGYRSTDDPDAVRRARRWFDDALLRLSPE, translated from the coding sequence ATGACAACTCCCAGAGAGATAGCGATAAAGCTGATCGAGGCGACATCGATGCTTGGCGACCCGAGGGCAGAGGATCCGCTCGTTCCAGCGCTCTCCCAGGCAGACTACTACCGGATCGCGTGCCACATGCTCTTCGTGTGCAGACGATGCGGCACCTGCTGCACAACGGGCGATCCAATAAAGTTGAGGGAGGACGACATCAGGAGGATCGCCAGACATCTCCGGATAACGCCCAGCAGGGCCATGAAGCGGTATGCTGCCCGCAGGGTCTCAGAAACCGGGAAGAGTTTTCTTGCGATGAAGCACACCAGGCCGTGCAGGTTCTATGATCCATCAGCGAAGGGATGCAGGATCTACGAGGCCAGGCCGTGGTCTTGCCGGATATTTCCGTTCCTGGGGATTTACGGATCTGAGGATGCTGTGAAGGTACACACCAGCTGCCCGGGCTCGATTGAGGCTGTCAGAGCCCTCACACAGGCGCTGAGCGAGTTGAAGGAGAGCGGTTACAGGAGCACAGATGATCCGGATGCTGTGAGAAGGGCGAGAAGATGGTTCGACGATGCTCTTCTGAGGCTCTCGCCAGAGTAA